In Leishmania donovani BPK282A1 complete genome, chromosome 18, a genomic segment contains:
- a CDS encoding rab7 GTP binding protein, putative, producing the protein MSMKRQLLKIIILGDSGVGKTSLMHQYVNHIFDNRYKATIGADFLSKDVEVNGRVVTLQIWDTAGQERFQSLGSAFYRGADACILVFDVTQQESFAHVGSWLEEFSIQAGRRDSVLVGNKTDLEDRRQVASKTVQAWCAKQNAEAANVNNGAGAGAGDSAAPEMKYFETSAKDNAGVEEAFIAVVQLALARKATVEEATPMPQTVNLSQAQQEQAPSSSACSC; encoded by the coding sequence ATGTCGATGAAGCGGCAGTTGCTGAAGATCATCATCCtgggcgacagcggcgtcggcaagACGTCGCTCATGCATCAGTACGTGAACCACATATTTGACAACCGCTACAAGGCAACCATCGGCGCTGACTTCCTTTCGAAGGACGTGGAGGTGAACGGGCGCGTGGTAACGCTGCAGATCTGGGACACAGCCGGGCAGGAGCGGTTCCAGTCGCTCGGCTCCGCCTTCTACCGTGGTGCAGACGCTTGCATCCTTGTCTTTGACGTGACGCAGCAGGAGTCTTTTGCGCATGTTGGCTCGTGGCTGGAGGAGTTCAGCATCCAGGCGGGCCGCCGTGACAGCGTGCTGGTGGGCAACAAGACGGACCTGGAGGATCGGCGCCAGGTGGCCAGTAAGACAGTGCAAGCGTGGTGCGCGAAGCAGAACGCGGAGGCCGCTAATGTGAACAacggcgcaggtgccggcGCGGGTGATAGTGCGGCGCCAGAGATGAAGTACTTCGAGACTTCCGCGAAGGATAacgccggcgtcgaggaAGCCTTCATTGCTGTGGTACAGCTGGCGCTGGCCAGGAAGGCAACGGTTGAGGAGGCGACACCGATGCCGCAGACGGTGAACCTGAGCCAAGCCCAGCAGGAGCAGGCACCCAGTtcctccgcctgcagctgctaA
- a CDS encoding glycosyltransferase, putative translates to MFQYEDLVWLISFPLACAIMLWFSLDLAVLVRVGGGRRRRANARRAIERLITSSPVLTTASVVQSPSPVSTPETDRPSRRRSSSASPEHACMDGLGSSSGNEEGHGVKHRAASAGAAGTPTAGTIPCHQQRVRQVVVPAAFRIATRAVVRRAVVLVGGDFARSPRMQYHAASLARSGLFDEVLLVGLDYGNQLSEDLLMSGEPQPERFVSWDGPATPKGMEHAVFDVQARLESPEPRPGCGCIVSTQYLIAPPSPPEWLQTVFPLIHLHWVVCTLYRVVTLTGLFFFQTMCATATRINEHGQLLVTDLILIQTPPAVPFVLLVKYLVCPLAFVYNMLLYYGVVVPAAWMNPSAMRDVRQQCKLQSLRFTDAMERSDDGRRRPLAILHGLAHASLSGKRRWVFYPAIVVDWHNFGHTILAQNQRPTAAVKVYKLLEMHMCAGHVNVTVSQAMRRALEHAYPWLRSESAITTAAAVQPHCSASAAASASLQSEGAPSVAAVSPSAVTVLYDVAPSFFRPVQRSRCVRDVLERLLLRHRAVNPSPPLASAFPLAKDAGNGAAYALVSKADLEEMGWGIAGPPAWVYADAAAESVAASALATPAAAPATMAAVSRRGIMVVGSTSWTEDDDYSMLIQALQRLDHRLRHEVSYGSSNGEGSLSASSGPADLWVLITGKGDARQRFEDAVRVAKLSSHVVVSTYYAQSYQEYSLLLGAADVGLCLHFSSSGLDLPMKGVDMLGAGLPIMVMQYPAIGELIGGVTRVLATQAMRLRNGAAGAQGSPRVSGGYAKAVQPTLHECERGWSFCNDADLEFLLSSFIGLPSTSESVGDGASSLSRSPPTPLSVMKRRACEARLRAQTWEENWRRVLLPVLKQVV, encoded by the coding sequence ATGTTTCAATATGAAGACCTCGTGTGGCTCATCAGCTTCCCGCTGGCGTGCGCCATCATGCTGTGGTTCTCGCTTGATTTAGCCGTTCTGGTGCGagtcggcggtggccggcgaAGACGTGCCAACGCGCGTCGCGCGATCGAAAGGCTTATCACGAGCAGTCCGGTCTTGACGACTGCGTCCGTGGTACAGTCACCGTCGCCCGTCTCTACCCCCGAAACCGATCGCCCCTCTCGGCGACGTAGCAGCAGTGCCTCGCCAGAGCACGCGTGCATGGACGGACTcggtagcagcagcggcaacgaggAGGGGCATGGGGTGAAGCACCGCGCGGCATCGGCAGGAGCTGCCGGCACCCCAACAGCAGGAACAATCCCATGCCACCAACAGCGTGTGCGGCAGGTGGTTGTCCCCGCGGCGTTCCGCATTGCTACACGGGCTGTGGTGCGCCGTGCCGTTGTtctcgtcggcggcgacttTGCGCGATCACCGCGGATGCAGTACCACGCGGCGAGTCTGGCGCGCAGCGGTCTCTTcgacgaggtgctgctggtcgGGCTTGATTACGGAAATCAGCTTAGCGAGGACCTTCTCATGAGTGGGGAGCCGCAACCGGAGCGCTTCGTCAGCTGGGATGGCCCGGCAACGCCGAAAGGGATGGAGCACGCAGTGTTCGACGTGCAAGCTCGACTCGAATCGCCAGAGCCTCGACCAGGTTGTGGCTGCATTGTGTCAACGCAGTACTTGATAGCACCCCCGTCGCCTCCTGAGTGGTTGCAGACGGTGTTCCCCTTGATCCACTTGCACTGGGTTGTGTGCACACTCTACCGCGTCGTGACGCTCACCggtctctttttctttcaaACCATGTGCGCCACAGCCACCCGAATCAACGAGCATGGACAACTCCTAGTCACGGACCTCATCCTCATccagacgccgccggcggtccccttcgtcctcctcgtgAAGTATCTCGTGTGCCCCTTGGCGTTCGTGTACAACATGCTTCTCTACTACggcgtggtggtgccggcCGCCTGGATGAACCCCAGTGCGATGCGGGACGTCCGGCAGCAATGTAAGTTGCAGTCGCTACGCTTCACCGACGCCATGGAGCGCTCAGACGACGGTCGACGACGCCCCTTAGCGATCTTGCACGGACTCGCGCATGCCTCGCTTTCGGGGAAGCGCAGGTGGGTATTCTACCCCGCCATCGTGGTGGACTGGCACAACTTTGGCCACACAATCCTGGCGCAGAACCAGCGGCCCACCGCGGCGGTAAAGGTGTACAAACTGCTTGAGATGCACATGTGCGCCGGCCATGTCAATGTGACAGTGAGTCAGGCGATGCGCCGCGCTCTGGAGCATGCCTACCCGTGGCTGAGGTCTGAGTCTGCCATCACAacggctgcagctgtgcagcCCCACTGTAGCGCCTCGGCAGCTGCCTCCGCAAGCTTGCAGTCCGAGGGTGCACCGTCAGTagcagcggtgtcgccgaGCGCAGTGACAGTGCTGTACGACGTGGCGCCCTCTTTTTTCCGTCctgtgcagcgcagccggTGTGTGCGGGATGTCTTggagcgcctgctgctgcggcaccgcgccgtCAACCcgtctccccctctcgcaTCCGCTTTTCCTCTCGCGAAGGAcgccggcaacggcgccgcgtACGCCCTTGTAAGCAAGGCGGACCTAGAAGAGATGGGGTGGGGCATCGCGGGGCCGCCAGCGTGGGTGTAcgcggacgccgcggcagagtCGGtagccgcctccgccctcgccaccccggcagccgcgccagcgacgatggcggcggttTCACGGCGAGGCATCATGGTTGTCGGGTCGACGAGCTGGACAGAGGACGACGACTACTCGATGCTCATTCAAGCCCTCCAGCGGCTGGACCACCGCCTTCGGCACGAAGTCAGCTACGGCAGTAGCAACGGGGAAGGTAGCCTtagcgccagcagcggacCTGCGGACCTCTGGGTGCTGATCACCGGGAAAGGAGATGCCCGGCAGCGTTTCGAGGATGCCGTGCGCGTCGCCAAGCTGTCGTCGCACGTGGTGGTGAGCACTTACTACGCGCAGTCCTATCAGGAGTACAGCCTCctgctcggcgccgccgacgtcggcCTCTGCCTGCACTTTTCCTCCAGTGGGCTGGACCTGCCCATGAAGGGAGTGGACATGTTAGGTGCAGGGCTTCCAATCATGGTCATGCAGTACCCTGCCATTGGCGAGCTCATTGGCGGCGTAACGCGGGTGCTGGCGACgcaggcgatgcggctgcgaAACGGTGCGGCGGGTGCTCAGGGATCCCCACGGGTCAGCGGCGGCTACGCGAAGGCAGTACAACCGACCCTGCACGAATGCGAGCGAGGATGGTCGTTTTGCAACGACGCCGATCTTGAGTTCTTGCTATCCAGCTTTATCGGCTTGCCCTCCACCAGTGAgagcgtcggcgacggcgccagtAGCCTGTCGcggtcgccgccgacgccgctgtcggtgATGAAGCGGCGAGCCTGCGAGGCGCGACTGCGCGCTCAAACGTGGGAGGAGAACTGGAGGCGAGTGCTCCTGCCAGTGCTTAAGCAAGTGGTATAG